From the genome of bacterium (Candidatus Blackallbacteria) CG13_big_fil_rev_8_21_14_2_50_49_14, one region includes:
- the mmsA gene encoding methylmalonate-semialdehyde dehydrogenase (CoA acylating), whose protein sequence is MQVLRNYIHGEFVPSSSSEVLDVINPATEEVLAQVPLSNRADLDAAVASAKAAFPSWRRTPPAERAKYIFRFKNLMEEHFDEIATLVTQEHGKTFAEAQGDVRRGIDNLDVACGIPSLMQGETLEDVGRGIDCVSTRRAMGVYGAITPFNFPAMVPLWFMPYAIATGNTFVLKPSEQVPLTQQRMFELWHQTGLPKGVIQMVHGAKEMVNGLCEHPDIVGVSFVGSTPVAKHVYETGTRHHKRVQALGGAKNFLVVMPDAEPEMTTQILSDSCFGCAGERCLAGATLILVGQAYEIFKDRLVAKAKEIKVGNGLEEGVLMGPVISKGHKERVIGYIEKGVAEGAELLLDGRIGYENSKGYFLGPTVFDKVTPEMTIGKEEVFGPVLCLIKAESLDEAIAIIEKHELANTTSIFTQNGKWAREFCYNVSPSMMGINIGVAAPMSFFNFGGTKQSFFGDLKAHGKHGIEFYTERKVVISRWL, encoded by the coding sequence ATGCAAGTTTTGCGTAATTATATACATGGGGAATTTGTCCCCTCATCTTCCAGCGAAGTTCTGGATGTCATCAATCCCGCCACCGAAGAGGTTTTGGCCCAGGTTCCCCTGAGCAACCGAGCAGATCTGGATGCCGCCGTGGCTTCTGCCAAAGCCGCATTTCCCAGCTGGCGTCGAACCCCTCCTGCTGAGCGCGCGAAATATATCTTCCGTTTTAAAAATTTGATGGAAGAACATTTCGATGAAATCGCGACCCTGGTCACCCAGGAGCACGGAAAAACCTTTGCTGAAGCGCAAGGGGATGTGCGCCGCGGGATTGACAATCTGGATGTGGCCTGTGGGATTCCCAGCCTGATGCAGGGTGAAACCCTTGAAGACGTTGGCCGTGGTATTGACTGTGTATCCACCCGCCGCGCGATGGGTGTCTATGGCGCCATTACGCCCTTTAATTTCCCAGCCATGGTGCCCCTCTGGTTCATGCCCTATGCGATTGCCACGGGAAATACCTTTGTGCTGAAGCCCTCTGAACAAGTCCCCCTGACCCAACAGCGCATGTTTGAACTCTGGCACCAGACAGGCTTGCCCAAAGGTGTAATTCAAATGGTGCATGGCGCCAAAGAGATGGTCAATGGCCTGTGCGAGCATCCCGATATCGTTGGGGTTTCTTTCGTCGGTTCAACCCCTGTGGCCAAACATGTCTATGAAACAGGCACCCGCCACCACAAACGGGTTCAGGCTTTAGGCGGCGCCAAGAATTTCCTGGTTGTCATGCCCGATGCAGAACCTGAAATGACCACCCAAATTCTCTCCGATTCGTGCTTTGGTTGTGCGGGCGAACGCTGCCTGGCTGGAGCCACCCTGATTCTCGTCGGCCAGGCCTACGAAATTTTCAAAGATCGCCTGGTGGCAAAAGCCAAGGAAATCAAAGTCGGCAATGGTCTGGAAGAGGGCGTGCTGATGGGCCCCGTGATTTCAAAAGGCCACAAAGAACGCGTGATCGGCTATATCGAAAAAGGGGTTGCAGAAGGAGCAGAACTCTTGCTGGATGGCCGTATTGGCTATGAAAACAGCAAGGGATATTTCCTGGGGCCCACCGTTTTTGACAAAGTCACCCCCGAAATGACGATCGGCAAAGAGGAAGTCTTTGGCCCTGTGCTCTGCCTGATCAAGGCTGAGAGCCTGGATGAAGCCATTGCCATTATCGAGAAACATGAATTGGCAAATACCACTTCGATTTTTACCCAGAATGGGAAATGGGCCCGTGAATTCTGCTATAACGTTTCTCCCAGCATGATGGGTATCAATATTGGCGTGGCAGCGCCCATGTCCTTCTTCAATTTTGGAGGCACCAAGCAATCCTTCTTTGGTGATCTGAAAGCCCATGGCAAACACGGGATTGAATTCTATACAGAACGCAAAGTCGTGATCAGCCGCTGGCTCTAA
- a CDS encoding MBL fold metallo-hydrolase has product MALKIHHLNCGTLCPLSQKLFNGRGSLLKPGMLVCHCLLLETEAGLVLIDTGLGREDLRLGFVSPLLDTFSPPRYHAQETALAQIKALGFAPEEVRHIVLTHLDLDHAGGLADFPKARVHLHLNEYQGAVSQPSLAEIWRYLPRQWKHDVQWETYEPLGETWKGLNAVRSLRGLPEEILLIPLRGHTRGHSGIAIQTPTGWLLHAGDAFFERGQLSFPGINCSPGLLLLQVLEPWNAFEWGNTLLKLQLLSRQHPDVQILCSHDPQAFKEQAGQP; this is encoded by the coding sequence ATGGCCCTCAAAATACACCATCTCAATTGTGGCACCTTGTGCCCACTCAGCCAAAAACTTTTCAATGGCAGGGGTTCTCTCCTGAAACCTGGAATGCTGGTTTGCCATTGTCTCTTGCTTGAAACAGAAGCTGGATTGGTGCTGATCGATACAGGATTGGGACGGGAAGATTTACGCCTGGGTTTTGTCAGCCCTTTGCTGGATACCTTTTCTCCCCCACGCTACCACGCCCAGGAAACCGCCTTGGCTCAAATCAAGGCATTGGGTTTTGCACCTGAAGAGGTCAGACATATTGTGCTCACCCATCTGGATCTTGACCATGCCGGTGGCCTTGCTGACTTTCCGAAGGCCCGTGTTCATCTTCACCTTAACGAATACCAGGGAGCGGTCAGCCAGCCCTCTCTTGCTGAAATCTGGCGCTATTTGCCCCGCCAATGGAAACATGACGTGCAGTGGGAAACCTATGAGCCCCTAGGGGAGACGTGGAAAGGCCTCAATGCTGTACGCAGTTTACGGGGATTGCCAGAGGAAATTCTACTGATTCCGCTGCGTGGCCATACCCGCGGGCACAGTGGTATTGCGATTCAAACCCCAACAGGTTGGTTACTTCATGCCGGGGATGCTTTTTTTGAGAGGGGCCAATTGTCTTTTCCAGGAATAAACTGTTCCCCTGGCCTCTTGCTGCTACAGGTTCTCGAGCCTTGGAATGCCTTTGAATGGGGCAATACGCTCCTCAAATTGCAACTCTTGTCCCGTCAGCACCCCGACGTACAAATTCTGTGCTCACATGACCCACAGGCCTTTAAAGAGCAGGCAGGCCAACCTTGA
- a CDS encoding sugar transferase, with product MNTESLIKPVALVDAKPYLRLKYSLDFCFALLMLLCMAPLLLCVALLIRLESKGPIFYLQTRVGLNETPFQIYKFRTMVAGADKIGPLLTETNDPRITRFGKLLRRTSIDELPQLLNILKGEMSFIGPRPEVPPIVADYTERQRGVFQVRPGLSGWAQVNGRDELDIPTKLNLDLEYIANLSLGMDFKILCLTPLAVLSKRGVN from the coding sequence ATGAATACTGAAAGTTTAATAAAACCTGTTGCGCTTGTGGATGCTAAACCCTATCTACGCCTGAAATATTCCTTGGATTTTTGCTTTGCACTGTTGATGCTGCTCTGTATGGCTCCCCTTTTACTGTGCGTGGCCCTGCTGATACGCCTCGAAAGCAAGGGGCCCATTTTTTACCTTCAAACCCGTGTGGGCTTGAATGAGACCCCCTTTCAAATTTATAAATTTCGTACCATGGTGGCTGGCGCAGATAAAATCGGCCCCCTTTTAACCGAAACCAATGATCCCCGCATCACCCGCTTCGGCAAGCTTCTACGCCGCACCAGTATCGATGAACTGCCTCAACTCTTGAATATTCTGAAGGGTGAAATGAGTTTTATTGGCCCTCGGCCTGAAGTGCCACCCATCGTTGCTGATTATACTGAACGTCAGCGGGGTGTTTTTCAGGTGCGCCCCGGTTTAAGTGGCTGGGCCCAAGTCAATGGTCGGGACGAATTGGATATCCCCACCAAACTCAATCTAGATCTCGAGTATATTGCAAATCTTTCTTTGGGAATGGATTTTAAAATCCTCTGCCTGACCCCACTGGCCGTCTTGTCAAAACGCGGGGTCAATTAA
- a CDS encoding inositol monophosphatase gives MQTELSTYLEFALEAARLGGSQLLDYRGHLSKIRSKSSSGDLVTEADEASEATILDYLKQNLPQHALLAEESGRQETGSDWLWAIDPLDGTLNYAHNLPFFCVSLGLLYQQKPVLGVIYAPVLAETFAAYQGGGATLNGDIFQVSPVETLSQSFLATGFPYRKASLEDNNYAEFCYLADQVQDIRRPGSAALDLAYVACGRFDGFWERHLNAWDICAGAVLVQEAGGKISNYQEGTLDPFSGEILASNGRIHTQMASRLQAVQSSGLHLKVTI, from the coding sequence TTGCAGACTGAGTTAAGTACTTATCTAGAGTTCGCACTTGAAGCCGCCCGATTGGGCGGCTCTCAGTTGCTTGATTACCGGGGCCACCTGTCTAAAATTCGCAGCAAAAGCAGCAGTGGTGATTTGGTGACGGAAGCAGATGAGGCTTCTGAAGCCACTATTTTAGACTATCTGAAGCAAAATCTGCCGCAACATGCCCTGCTCGCCGAAGAATCAGGTCGTCAGGAAACTGGCAGTGATTGGCTTTGGGCGATTGATCCTCTGGATGGCACGCTGAATTATGCCCACAATTTGCCTTTTTTCTGTGTCTCACTGGGCCTGCTTTATCAGCAAAAGCCCGTATTGGGAGTCATTTACGCTCCCGTGCTGGCCGAAACCTTTGCCGCTTATCAGGGCGGGGGAGCCACCCTGAATGGGGATATCTTTCAGGTCTCACCTGTTGAGACCCTTTCACAAAGCTTTCTGGCGACAGGTTTTCCCTATCGCAAAGCCAGTCTCGAAGACAATAATTACGCTGAGTTCTGCTATTTGGCTGATCAGGTTCAGGATATCCGTCGCCCGGGTTCTGCCGCTTTGGATTTGGCCTATGTAGCCTGCGGGCGTTTTGATGGCTTTTGGGAACGTCATCTCAATGCCTGGGATATTTGTGCGGGAGCTGTTTTAGTTCAGGAAGCCGGTGGAAAAATCAGCAATTACCAGGAAGGGACGCTCGATCCTTTTTCTGGCGAAATTCTTGCCAGCAATGGCCGGATACACACTCAAATGGCTTCCCGTCTGCAAGCCGTTCAATCCTCTGGCCTACATTTAAAAGTGACCATTTGA
- a CDS encoding DEAD/DEAH box helicase: protein MKFSDFDLHPPLLQALDEMGYTGPTPIQEKTIPTLLEGRDVIGCAQTGTGKTAAFALPVLQKIKPGASAHPQALIITPTRELAEQIFQAIQDYTRFMPVRCVAVYGGVPSRTQESALKKGVDIVVATPGRLLDLLQKPSLRLYDVRFLILDEADRMLDMGFIPDVENIVSYVPRTRQTLLFSATMPPEIEKLARRVTRTQSAEMIVIGERSSSADTVTQWICKVGDREKERLLISLLKQPEMTSTIVFTRTKLGCAELSRRLEQAGISAMAIHSNLSQVQRQNALERFKRGECEILVATDIAARGLDIEHISHVVNFDTPTHPEDYVHRVGRTGRALAKGEAYTFVSPAEIRHLKNIEKLINRTLPEWSDQRETPKLETEKTVSQGSERGKTTHKKSAETKPSQKAQETRSVSPKKERPLKNTGKAKSQRSTVEEGAALQEKKNSTAARSKKQVPQAEPETPKLIEAGKAPARQLKAGKDPEAQKKLKPGPARDTHKKLHPGSEPKLLLETSSEPALLPSTQIPKPASAKKSRNAQHLRKPVKAELSVVDQVKHKENLAEKARPTKRTPEPSDFREPSPSVKSEREVEQNVSTQTLGPAAQELNRRRQASERAQKRTSVSRLTAHTQASASTAEPRSAYGESKHLSPQVSELSRQTVRQEKAPVANPQKDSYAARMAKQSPHSSHAPRFFRSEEDVDWLDEE from the coding sequence ATGAAATTTTCAGATTTTGATTTACACCCCCCCTTGCTTCAAGCACTCGATGAAATGGGCTATACAGGCCCCACTCCCATTCAAGAAAAAACGATTCCAACGCTGCTTGAAGGCCGTGATGTCATTGGTTGTGCCCAAACGGGTACCGGTAAAACTGCGGCTTTTGCCTTGCCTGTTTTGCAAAAGATTAAACCGGGTGCCAGCGCGCATCCCCAGGCTTTGATTATTACGCCGACACGTGAGTTGGCTGAACAGATTTTTCAGGCCATTCAAGACTATACCCGTTTCATGCCAGTACGTTGTGTTGCTGTGTATGGGGGCGTGCCTTCCCGAACTCAGGAATCAGCACTCAAAAAAGGTGTAGATATTGTCGTTGCGACCCCTGGCCGTTTGTTGGATTTGCTGCAAAAACCTTCCTTGCGCCTCTACGACGTGCGTTTTCTGATTTTAGATGAGGCGGATCGGATGCTGGACATGGGCTTTATACCCGATGTGGAGAATATTGTCAGCTATGTTCCCCGCACCCGGCAAACCCTGTTATTTTCTGCCACCATGCCCCCTGAAATTGAAAAATTGGCACGCCGTGTGACCCGCACCCAATCTGCAGAGATGATCGTGATTGGCGAACGCAGTTCTTCAGCGGATACGGTGACACAGTGGATTTGCAAAGTGGGCGATCGCGAAAAAGAAAGACTCTTGATTTCGCTGCTCAAACAACCCGAAATGACGTCTACGATTGTGTTTACCCGTACCAAGCTGGGGTGTGCCGAGCTGAGCCGACGTCTGGAACAGGCGGGTATTTCAGCCATGGCGATTCACTCCAATCTTTCGCAGGTTCAACGCCAGAATGCCTTGGAACGTTTTAAGCGTGGGGAGTGTGAAATCCTGGTTGCTACCGATATCGCGGCCCGAGGTCTGGATATTGAGCATATTTCCCATGTCGTCAATTTTGATACCCCGACCCATCCTGAAGATTATGTGCACCGCGTCGGCAGAACAGGCCGCGCTCTGGCCAAAGGAGAGGCGTATACCTTTGTTTCTCCTGCCGAAATCCGGCATCTGAAAAATATCGAAAAACTGATCAATCGCACCTTGCCTGAATGGTCAGACCAACGTGAAACCCCAAAATTGGAAACGGAAAAAACCGTTAGTCAGGGAAGTGAGCGCGGGAAAACCACTCACAAAAAATCAGCAGAGACCAAGCCTTCTCAAAAAGCGCAAGAAACAAGGTCTGTTTCGCCTAAAAAAGAGAGACCGCTCAAAAATACGGGCAAAGCAAAATCTCAGCGCTCGACTGTTGAAGAGGGCGCAGCGCTTCAGGAGAAGAAAAACAGCACGGCAGCTCGTTCAAAAAAACAGGTGCCTCAGGCAGAGCCTGAAACACCCAAACTGATTGAAGCGGGGAAGGCCCCTGCTCGGCAATTAAAGGCGGGCAAGGATCCTGAAGCGCAAAAGAAACTCAAACCTGGACCTGCGCGTGACACGCATAAAAAATTGCATCCAGGATCAGAGCCCAAGCTTTTACTTGAAACCTCGAGTGAACCCGCTCTTTTGCCCTCAACTCAGATTCCAAAACCTGCTTCTGCCAAGAAGTCCCGGAATGCTCAACACCTCCGCAAGCCTGTAAAGGCTGAGTTGTCCGTGGTTGATCAGGTAAAACATAAAGAAAACCTTGCTGAAAAGGCCCGTCCCACCAAACGCACACCAGAACCCAGCGATTTTAGAGAGCCTTCCCCTTCAGTAAAATCTGAAAGAGAAGTCGAGCAGAATGTTTCGACACAGACCTTGGGGCCTGCTGCTCAAGAATTGAACCGTCGCAGACAGGCCTCTGAACGCGCCCAGAAGCGTACGTCTGTTTCGCGTTTGACGGCCCATACCCAGGCTTCCGCCTCAACCGCAGAACCGCGCTCTGCCTATGGAGAATCAAAACATCTTTCTCCTCAAGTTTCAGAGCTTTCCCGCCAAACGGTGCGCCAGGAAAAGGCGCCTGTGGCGAATCCTCAAAAAGACTCCTATGCGGCAAGAATGGCGAAACAATCGCCTCATTCCAGTCATGCTCCGCGCTTCTTCCGCAGCGAAGAGGATGTGGATTGGTTAGATGAGGAGTAA
- a CDS encoding alpha-amlyase, translating into MWSRVSFTESGGPMRKIHPFKTALSTTLASALLFSGCSMLPGNARSVQNLAPAPLNRLAANAAPVRAQSKSTDLRSASRIWQDEIIYFVFTDRFSNGDRSNDFNVQNNPWAYHGGDLQGVINKLDYIKDLGATAIWLTPIIDNRDNGFVADFGGGHKQEIWGYHGYWFKDFYKIDEHLGDMAKLKQLVAEAHRRGIKILLDIVANHTDYDHPFAVQGKAKGSKYYNWFNHNGVIKDWNNQWWVENGELAELPDLNQSNPETARYIIDAMKWWITQSGVDGFRIDTVKHVPRSFWQQFNREIRAFAGNDFLLLGEIYTGYPEFQADYLREGMHSAFDFPLYYAIKDALGGGQSMRRLGEIFDKDGVYPDASLLSPFIDNHDVPRFVHEASGDKRKRLMLSIAFIMSIRGLPMLYYGTEVGLPGGPDPDNRRDMDFNRDSGLRDYVKFMTNLRKQNRAMRRGRQLEMWKDEQVYGFTRLTENAAEEMIAVFNNSEQPQTRQIPLRAESPNKASQNRLVNLLNPQETLQIQGGAIQVTVPPLSAAIYRLSGK; encoded by the coding sequence ATGTGGTCCCGTGTGTCTTTCACCGAATCTGGAGGTCCTATGCGAAAAATCCATCCCTTTAAAACCGCTTTGAGTACCACTTTGGCATCTGCTCTGCTCTTTTCAGGTTGCAGTATGCTGCCTGGCAATGCCCGGAGTGTACAGAATCTTGCTCCTGCCCCCCTGAACCGCCTGGCTGCCAATGCCGCGCCTGTCCGCGCACAGAGTAAATCGACTGATCTGCGCAGCGCCAGCCGTATCTGGCAAGACGAAATTATCTATTTCGTCTTTACCGATCGGTTCTCCAACGGCGATCGCAGCAACGATTTCAATGTTCAGAACAATCCTTGGGCCTACCATGGCGGGGATCTTCAAGGGGTTATCAATAAGCTCGATTATATTAAGGATTTGGGGGCCACAGCGATTTGGCTGACGCCCATTATCGACAATCGAGACAATGGCTTTGTCGCCGATTTTGGCGGAGGACACAAACAGGAAATCTGGGGCTATCACGGCTATTGGTTTAAAGACTTTTATAAGATAGATGAGCATTTGGGCGATATGGCCAAGTTGAAACAATTGGTCGCTGAAGCGCATCGCCGGGGCATTAAAATCCTTTTGGATATTGTCGCCAACCATACCGATTATGATCATCCTTTTGCAGTGCAGGGCAAAGCCAAGGGCAGCAAATACTATAATTGGTTCAACCACAACGGTGTGATCAAAGACTGGAACAACCAGTGGTGGGTTGAAAATGGCGAACTGGCAGAATTGCCTGACTTGAATCAAAGCAACCCAGAAACAGCCCGATATATCATTGATGCGATGAAATGGTGGATTACCCAGTCGGGTGTGGATGGTTTCCGGATTGATACGGTCAAACACGTACCCCGCAGTTTCTGGCAACAATTTAACCGTGAGATACGTGCCTTTGCTGGGAATGACTTCCTGCTCTTGGGTGAGATTTACACGGGCTACCCTGAATTCCAGGCAGATTATCTACGCGAGGGCATGCATTCTGCTTTTGACTTCCCACTTTATTACGCCATCAAAGACGCCTTGGGTGGGGGCCAAAGCATGCGCCGTTTGGGTGAAATTTTTGATAAAGACGGGGTCTATCCCGACGCTTCTTTGCTTTCGCCTTTTATCGACAACCATGATGTGCCCCGCTTTGTACATGAAGCCTCGGGTGATAAACGCAAACGCCTGATGTTGAGTATTGCTTTTATCATGTCAATTCGTGGCTTGCCCATGCTCTATTACGGCACTGAAGTCGGCTTGCCGGGTGGGCCTGATCCTGACAACCGTCGGGACATGGATTTTAACCGTGACAGTGGTTTACGGGATTATGTGAAATTCATGACCAATCTGCGCAAACAAAACCGGGCCATGCGTCGCGGTCGTCAGCTCGAAATGTGGAAAGACGAACAGGTCTATGGTTTTACCCGTCTGACAGAAAATGCGGCTGAAGAGATGATTGCCGTTTTCAACAATAGCGAACAGCCCCAAACCCGTCAAATTCCCCTGCGTGCTGAAAGCCCGAACAAGGCAAGCCAGAATCGCTTGGTGAATCTGCTCAATCCGCAGGAAACCCTTCAAATTCAGGGGGGAGCGATCCAGGTCACTGTGCCCCCGCTCTCTGCTGCGATTTATCGTTTGAGCGGCAAATAA